In a genomic window of Leifsonia xyli subsp. cynodontis DSM 46306:
- the mtrA gene encoding MtrAB system response regulator MtrA — protein sequence MTSRILVVDDDTALAEMIGIVLRTEGFDPVFCEDGSEAVGVFRESKPDLVLLDLMLPGLDGIEVCSSIRAESGTPIIMLTAKSDTADVVKGLESGADDYMVKPFNPKELVARVRTRLRPAPVAPPAEQLRIGDLLVDVAGHEVRRGDARIALTPLEFDLLLALAAKPQQVFTREMLLEQVWGYHYKADTRLVNVHVQRLRAKVEQDPDNPKIVMTVRGVGYRAGMAT from the coding sequence ATGACTAGTCGCATCCTGGTGGTCGACGACGACACCGCCCTGGCCGAGATGATCGGCATCGTGCTGCGCACCGAGGGATTCGACCCGGTGTTCTGCGAGGACGGCTCGGAGGCGGTCGGGGTCTTCCGGGAGTCCAAGCCCGACCTCGTGCTGCTCGACCTCATGCTCCCCGGCCTCGACGGGATCGAAGTGTGCAGCAGCATCCGAGCGGAATCGGGGACCCCGATCATCATGCTCACGGCCAAATCGGACACAGCCGATGTCGTCAAAGGCCTCGAGTCCGGCGCCGACGATTACATGGTCAAGCCGTTCAACCCCAAGGAGCTCGTCGCCCGCGTTCGCACCCGCCTGCGTCCCGCTCCCGTCGCCCCGCCGGCCGAGCAACTGCGCATCGGCGATCTGCTGGTGGATGTCGCCGGCCACGAGGTGCGCCGAGGCGACGCCCGCATCGCGCTCACACCGCTGGAGTTCGACCTCCTGCTCGCCCTCGCGGCCAAGCCGCAGCAGGTCTTCACCCGGGAGATGCTGCTCGAACAGGTCTGGGGGTACCACTACAAGGCCGACACCCGCCTGGTCAACGTCCACGTCCAGCGCCTGCGCGCCAAGGTGGAGCAAGACCCGGACAACCCGAAGATCGTCATGACCGTGCGCGGGGTCGGCTACCGCGCCGGTATGGCGACGTAG
- the secA gene encoding preprotein translocase subunit SecA encodes MASVLEKVLRVGEGRVLRRLEAYAKAVSALEDDFSALTDDELMHETVELRERYSKGESLDDLLPEAFAAVREASKRTLGMRHFDVQIMGGAALHLGNIAEMKTGEGKTLVATTAAYLNAITSRGVHVITVNDYLASYQSELMGRVFRALGMTTGVILAGQTPEERREQYAADITYGTNNEFGFDYLRDNMAWQASDMVQRGHYFAIVDEVDSILIDEARTPLIISGPSSGEANRWFNEFANLAKRLEPQIDYEVDEKKRTVGVLESGIEKVEDYLGIDNLYESANTPLISFLNNAIKANALFKRDKDYVVMNGEVLIVDEHTGRILVGRRYNEGIHQAIEAKEGVEVKAENQTLATVTLQNYFRLYKKLSGMTGTAETEAAEFMSTYKLGVVPIPTNKPMQRIDQADLIYKNEKAKFDQVVEDIAKRHEKGQPVLVGTTSVEKSEYLSRLLAKKGVRHEVLNAKNHAREAAIVAQAGRLGSVTVATNMAGRGTDIMLGGNAEFIAVAEMNARGLSPVQTPEEYEAAWNEVFGGVKATVAGEAEKVIEAGGLYVLGTERHESRRIDNQLRGRSGRQGDPGESRFYLSLTDDLMRLFNAGAAESLMGRTSVPDDMAIESKVVSRAIRSAQSQVEARNAEIRKNVLKYDDVLNRQREAIYGDRRHILEGDDLHERVQTFLTDVVDDILDQHTGEGSGDDWDFDALWAELKTLYPVGVSIDEVIAEAGNKSRINRDFMRREILSDARIAYKRREESLGEPAMRELERRVVLSVIDRRWRDHLYEMDYLKDGIGLRAMAQRDPLVEYQREGYAMFQQMMGAIREETIGFLFNLEVEVNQAPNEVESPAVAAKGLTRGDSEARLSYSAPGEQGEVEVRNQRGQIEQAATARAQRSQQHSSVAEAAPEQGSTQRGAFGQRVSAADDAAPANRAERRAQKKPQKRH; translated from the coding sequence GTGGCCTCAGTTCTTGAAAAGGTTCTCCGTGTCGGCGAGGGCCGCGTCCTCCGGCGCCTGGAGGCGTACGCGAAAGCGGTCAGCGCCCTGGAAGACGATTTCAGCGCCCTGACCGACGACGAGCTCATGCATGAGACCGTCGAGCTCCGCGAGCGCTACAGCAAGGGCGAGTCGCTGGACGATCTTCTCCCGGAGGCGTTCGCCGCTGTCCGCGAGGCTTCCAAGCGCACACTCGGGATGCGGCACTTCGATGTGCAGATCATGGGCGGGGCCGCCCTCCACCTGGGCAACATCGCCGAGATGAAAACCGGTGAGGGCAAGACGCTCGTCGCCACAACGGCCGCGTACCTGAACGCGATCACCAGCCGCGGCGTCCACGTCATCACGGTGAACGACTATCTCGCGAGCTACCAATCCGAGCTGATGGGCCGGGTGTTCCGCGCGCTCGGGATGACGACCGGCGTCATCCTCGCCGGGCAGACTCCCGAGGAGCGCCGCGAGCAGTATGCCGCAGACATCACCTACGGCACGAACAACGAGTTCGGCTTCGACTACCTGCGCGACAACATGGCGTGGCAGGCGAGCGACATGGTGCAGCGCGGCCATTACTTCGCGATCGTGGACGAGGTGGACTCCATCCTCATCGACGAGGCTCGCACGCCGCTCATCATCTCCGGTCCGTCCTCGGGCGAGGCCAACCGCTGGTTCAACGAGTTCGCCAACCTCGCCAAGCGCCTCGAGCCGCAGATCGACTACGAGGTGGATGAGAAGAAGCGCACGGTCGGCGTGCTGGAGTCCGGCATCGAGAAGGTCGAGGACTACCTCGGCATCGACAACCTCTACGAGTCGGCGAACACCCCGCTCATCTCCTTCCTCAACAACGCCATCAAGGCGAACGCTCTGTTCAAGCGCGACAAGGACTACGTCGTGATGAACGGCGAGGTGCTCATCGTGGACGAGCACACCGGCCGCATCCTGGTCGGCCGCCGCTACAACGAGGGCATCCACCAGGCGATCGAGGCGAAGGAGGGCGTGGAGGTCAAAGCCGAGAACCAGACGCTCGCGACCGTCACCCTCCAGAACTACTTCCGTCTCTACAAGAAGCTCTCCGGGATGACCGGCACCGCCGAGACCGAGGCCGCCGAGTTCATGAGCACCTACAAGCTCGGTGTGGTCCCGATCCCGACGAACAAGCCGATGCAGCGCATCGACCAGGCCGACCTCATCTACAAGAACGAGAAGGCGAAGTTCGACCAGGTGGTCGAAGACATCGCCAAGCGCCACGAGAAGGGCCAGCCTGTCCTCGTCGGCACCACGAGCGTCGAGAAAAGCGAGTACCTCTCGCGCCTGCTCGCCAAGAAGGGCGTCCGCCACGAGGTCCTGAACGCCAAGAACCACGCCCGAGAGGCCGCAATCGTCGCGCAGGCGGGCCGTCTCGGCTCGGTGACCGTCGCCACGAACATGGCCGGCCGTGGCACCGACATCATGCTCGGCGGGAACGCCGAGTTCATCGCGGTCGCCGAGATGAACGCGCGCGGTCTCTCGCCCGTGCAGACGCCCGAGGAATACGAAGCCGCCTGGAACGAGGTGTTCGGCGGGGTCAAAGCCACGGTCGCCGGAGAGGCGGAGAAAGTCATCGAGGCCGGTGGCCTGTACGTGCTCGGCACCGAGCGCCACGAGTCGCGCCGCATCGACAACCAGCTGCGCGGTCGATCGGGCCGTCAGGGCGACCCCGGCGAGAGCCGGTTCTACCTGTCGCTGACCGACGATCTGATGCGCCTGTTCAACGCGGGCGCCGCCGAGAGCCTCATGGGCCGCACCAGCGTTCCGGACGATATGGCGATCGAATCCAAGGTCGTCAGCCGTGCCATCCGCAGCGCGCAGTCGCAGGTGGAGGCGCGGAACGCCGAGATCCGCAAGAACGTCCTCAAGTACGACGATGTCCTGAATCGCCAGCGCGAGGCGATCTACGGCGACCGCCGGCACATCCTCGAGGGCGACGACCTGCACGAGCGCGTGCAGACATTCCTCACCGACGTTGTGGACGACATTCTCGATCAGCACACTGGCGAGGGCAGCGGAGACGATTGGGACTTCGATGCGCTGTGGGCCGAGCTGAAGACGCTGTACCCGGTTGGCGTCAGCATCGACGAAGTCATCGCGGAGGCCGGGAACAAAAGCCGGATCAACCGTGACTTCATGCGGCGTGAGATCCTCTCCGACGCCCGGATCGCCTACAAGAGACGCGAGGAGTCGCTCGGTGAGCCCGCCATGCGCGAGCTCGAACGCCGTGTCGTCCTCTCGGTGATCGACCGTCGCTGGCGTGACCACCTCTACGAGATGGACTACCTGAAGGACGGCATCGGCCTGCGTGCGATGGCCCAGCGCGATCCCCTGGTCGAGTACCAGCGCGAGGGCTATGCGATGTTCCAGCAGATGATGGGCGCGATTCGGGAGGAGACCATCGGCTTCCTGTTCAATCTGGAGGTCGAAGTCAACCAGGCTCCGAACGAGGTCGAGTCGCCGGCCGTCGCCGCCAAGGGCCTCACCCGTGGCGACAGCGAGGCGCGTCTCAGCTATTCGGCCCCGGGCGAGCAGGGTGAGGTCGAGGTCCGCAACCAGCGCGGTCAGATCGAGCAGGCGGCGACCGCGCGGGCTCAGCGTTCCCAGCAGCACAGCTCCGTCGCCGAGGCTGCGCCGGAGCAGGGGTCGACCCAGCGCGGCGCCTTCGGTCAGCGGGTCTCCGCCGCAGACGATGCCGCCCCCGCCAATCGCGCCGAGCGCCGGGCGCAGAAGAAGCCCCAGAAGAGGCACTGA
- the mtrB gene encoding MtrAB system histidine kinase MtrB produces MRFRWPDREGWRQAPLRLASLWRRSLQVRTVAITLLFTGVAILVTGVYMVLSISNDLYQSRLSEALRDSSRATTAAQATLNASDVSAGDSGKNLLTTALQSVQGSTSSRLVAAYRVPGQDTSILAPPDRGSPALNPVISAPLRTLVQNGGTKQFYQSVALSAGSGSTDPGIVVGTQLTLPSYGHYELYIGYNLRDSETTLMFVQNTLLLAGLVLIVLIGGIAWVVVRFVVEPIRVAAHTSERLAAGDLAVRIPERGEDVLASLARSFNGMADSLQNQINQLATLSQLQQRFVSDVSHELRTPLTTIRLAGDVLYDQRDTFPPATERTAELLHTQIERFDRLLSDLLEISRYDAGSVALDLEPTNLVRLAGEVMDELRTLSGQNGSVLRLDAPGGHFDVGMDPRRIRRVVRNLLGNAIEHGEGKPVVVTVDSNETAVALTVRDDGIGMNQQDVAHVFDRFWRADPSRKRTIGGTGLGLAISLEDATLHSGWLQVWSAPGEGSCFRLTLPRVPGTEITDSPLPLPPIDAGSTAGASRRRAAPEGPRPETRPLPESGARA; encoded by the coding sequence ATGCGCTTCCGGTGGCCGGACAGGGAAGGGTGGCGGCAGGCGCCGCTGCGTTTGGCGAGTCTGTGGCGGCGGTCGCTGCAGGTCCGGACGGTGGCGATCACGCTGCTGTTCACCGGGGTCGCCATCCTCGTCACCGGGGTCTACATGGTGCTCAGCATCAGCAACGACCTGTACCAGTCCCGGCTCTCGGAGGCCCTTCGCGACTCCAGCCGGGCGACGACGGCAGCCCAGGCCACCCTCAACGCCTCGGATGTGTCGGCGGGCGACAGCGGCAAGAACCTGCTCACCACCGCGCTCCAGTCGGTGCAGGGCTCGACCTCCAGCCGGCTCGTCGCCGCCTACCGGGTGCCGGGGCAGGACACCAGCATCCTCGCGCCGCCCGACCGCGGCAGCCCGGCGCTGAACCCGGTCATCTCCGCCCCGCTCCGGACCCTGGTGCAGAATGGAGGGACGAAGCAGTTCTACCAGTCCGTCGCGCTGTCGGCCGGGAGCGGTTCGACCGACCCCGGCATCGTCGTGGGGACCCAGCTGACGCTGCCCTCCTACGGCCACTACGAGCTCTACATCGGCTACAACCTGCGCGACTCCGAGACGACCTTGATGTTCGTCCAGAACACGCTGCTGCTCGCGGGCCTCGTGCTGATCGTGCTGATCGGCGGGATCGCCTGGGTGGTCGTCCGTTTCGTGGTGGAGCCCATCCGGGTCGCAGCCCACACCAGCGAGCGGCTGGCGGCCGGGGATCTCGCCGTCCGCATCCCGGAGCGAGGCGAGGACGTCCTCGCCTCGCTCGCCCGCTCCTTCAACGGGATGGCCGACAGCCTCCAGAACCAGATCAACCAGCTCGCGACCCTGTCGCAGTTGCAGCAGCGCTTCGTCTCGGATGTGTCGCATGAGCTGCGCACGCCGCTGACGACGATCCGCCTCGCCGGCGATGTCCTCTACGACCAGCGCGACACGTTCCCGCCGGCCACCGAGCGGACCGCCGAGCTGCTGCACACCCAGATCGAGCGTTTCGACCGCCTCCTCTCCGACCTCCTCGAGATCAGCCGCTACGACGCCGGTTCCGTCGCGCTCGACCTCGAGCCGACCAATCTGGTCCGGCTGGCCGGGGAGGTCATGGACGAACTGCGCACCCTGTCCGGGCAGAACGGCTCCGTGCTCCGCCTGGATGCGCCCGGTGGGCATTTCGACGTCGGGATGGACCCGCGCCGTATCCGCCGCGTCGTTCGCAACCTCCTCGGCAATGCGATCGAGCACGGCGAGGGCAAACCCGTCGTCGTCACCGTCGACAGCAACGAGACGGCCGTCGCCCTGACTGTCCGCGACGATGGGATCGGGATGAACCAGCAGGATGTCGCCCATGTCTTCGACCGCTTCTGGCGGGCTGACCCGTCTCGCAAACGCACGATCGGGGGCACCGGTCTCGGGCTCGCCATCTCCCTCGAGGATGCGACGCTGCACTCCGGATGGCTCCAGGTGTGGTCGGCCCCGGGGGAGGGCTCCTGCTTCCGGCTGACTCTGCCGCGGGTCCCCGGCACAGAGATCACCGACTCGCCGCTCCCGCTGCCGCCGATCGACGCGGGCTCCACCGCGGGGGCTTCGCGCCGCCGTGCGGCCCCGGAGGGACCGCGTCCCGAGACGCGTCCCCTCCCCGAGAGCGGAGCACGCGCGTGA
- the hpf gene encoding ribosome hibernation-promoting factor, HPF/YfiA family: protein MDINIIGRNLGITDRFREYAAEKSEKVAHLAERAISFEIKVSRHNEKLGTQNGDDRVELTLVGPRATVRSEATGTDKYAAFDIALGKLLERVRRAKDRRKVHRGQHRPTSLREASTEGFSAVGLSAASVAVLEQVRTGSVPTIAADAEPVDAEEQYCPVVIRRKVFASVPMTVDDALYYMELVGHDFYLFVDQETKRPSVVYRRRGWDYGVISLDDDAEELQEVATASRKLG from the coding sequence ATGGACATCAACATCATCGGACGCAACCTGGGAATCACTGATCGCTTCCGTGAATACGCGGCCGAGAAGTCGGAGAAAGTCGCTCACCTGGCAGAGCGGGCCATCTCCTTCGAGATCAAGGTCAGCCGTCACAATGAGAAGCTCGGCACCCAGAACGGCGACGACCGCGTCGAACTGACGCTCGTCGGCCCGCGAGCCACTGTGCGCTCGGAGGCCACGGGGACGGACAAGTACGCCGCGTTCGATATCGCGCTCGGGAAGCTTCTCGAGCGGGTCCGGCGAGCGAAGGACAGGAGGAAGGTCCATCGCGGGCAGCATCGCCCGACCTCGCTGCGCGAGGCGAGCACCGAAGGGTTCAGCGCTGTCGGGCTGTCCGCGGCATCGGTGGCGGTGCTCGAGCAGGTGCGCACCGGGAGCGTCCCGACGATCGCGGCCGACGCGGAGCCCGTGGACGCAGAAGAGCAGTACTGCCCGGTCGTGATCAGGCGGAAGGTCTTCGCGAGCGTGCCGATGACCGTCGATGACGCGCTCTACTACATGGAACTCGTCGGGCACGACTTCTACCTGTTCGTCGACCAGGAGACGAAGCGGCCGAGCGTCGTCTACCGGCGCAGGGGCTGGGACTACGGCGTGATCTCTCTGGACGACGACGCTGAGGAATTGCAGGAGGTCGCGACGGCGAGCCGCAAGCTCGGCTGA
- a CDS encoding DUF4129 domain-containing protein gives MDIPVDPSSPDAHDWIRQELVKPEYQAAKPTWFDLVWKAVGDGLAALFQGSGGDAGPVLLAVIVLIVAGIVVAAFFVFGRPRVNRQAAASRRAVLGGVDARTAQELRSAAAAAARAGDWALAIEEQFRALAVGLDERTLVSLSPGTTATEFAARAAAAVPEEAETLREASRAFDDVRYLDRPGTESRYQLLVALDQRLQTRRAAPPAVLT, from the coding sequence GTGGACATCCCGGTGGATCCGAGTTCGCCGGACGCTCACGACTGGATCCGCCAGGAGCTCGTCAAACCGGAGTACCAGGCCGCCAAACCGACGTGGTTCGATCTGGTGTGGAAAGCGGTCGGCGACGGGCTGGCCGCGCTGTTCCAGGGGTCGGGCGGAGACGCCGGGCCCGTCCTCTTGGCCGTCATCGTGCTGATCGTGGCCGGGATCGTCGTCGCGGCGTTCTTCGTCTTCGGCCGCCCGCGCGTGAACCGGCAGGCGGCGGCCTCCCGGCGCGCGGTGCTCGGCGGCGTCGACGCGCGCACCGCTCAGGAGCTGCGGAGCGCCGCCGCGGCGGCCGCCCGCGCGGGCGACTGGGCGCTCGCCATCGAGGAGCAGTTCCGCGCTCTGGCGGTCGGGCTGGATGAGCGCACACTGGTGTCTCTCTCCCCCGGGACGACCGCGACGGAGTTCGCCGCCCGGGCCGCCGCCGCCGTGCCGGAGGAAGCGGAAACGTTGCGCGAAGCGTCGCGCGCGTTCGACGACGTCCGCTACCTCGACCGGCCGGGCACCGAGTCCCGTTACCAGCTGCTCGTCGCGCTGGATCAGCGGCTCCAGACGCGCCGCGCCGCGCCGCCGGCGGTTCTGACGTGA
- a CDS encoding ComF family protein: MTKTSLKRPVRLSLARSAVLDAAGILLPVRCAGCGAGDRSVCSVCERALSPEVAANALSGLPIWSALRYDRAARRILLAFKDGDRTDAATFLARSLRPAVAEAQRAMGPASTAAAGAAALLPVLIPSTRSAWRRRGYHPTGMLLSRSRMLVPPLWRALRLARQTADQAGLPGNRRAENRAGSMSASPRLAGRRCLIVDDILTTGATVTEAARAIAEAGGEAVGAVTLARTPLRGGPQGSSVRDAHEGGS, translated from the coding sequence ATGACGAAGACATCGCTCAAGCGCCCCGTCCGCCTTTCGCTCGCCCGCTCCGCCGTCCTCGATGCGGCGGGGATCCTCCTCCCCGTGCGTTGCGCGGGGTGCGGCGCCGGCGACCGGTCCGTGTGTTCCGTCTGCGAACGCGCTCTCTCGCCGGAGGTCGCGGCCAATGCCCTCTCCGGCCTTCCGATCTGGTCGGCTTTGCGCTACGACCGAGCCGCCCGCCGCATCCTGCTCGCTTTCAAAGACGGCGACCGGACGGATGCGGCGACGTTCCTCGCACGGTCTCTCCGGCCCGCGGTGGCCGAGGCGCAACGTGCGATGGGTCCCGCGTCCACCGCGGCAGCCGGTGCGGCGGCGCTGCTCCCGGTGCTCATCCCGTCCACTCGATCCGCCTGGCGACGACGGGGTTATCACCCGACAGGGATGCTCCTGTCACGCTCCCGGATGCTCGTCCCACCCCTGTGGCGCGCGCTCCGCCTCGCGCGTCAGACGGCCGACCAGGCCGGGCTGCCGGGAAACCGGAGAGCGGAGAATCGCGCTGGCAGTATGAGCGCTTCCCCGCGGCTCGCGGGACGGCGCTGCCTCATCGTCGACGACATCCTCACGACCGGCGCCACGGTGACCGAGGCGGCTCGCGCCATCGCGGAGGCCGGAGGCGAGGCGGTGGGCGCGGTGACGCTCGCGCGCACTCCGCTACGGGGAGGTCCTCAGGGGTCCTCAGTGCGGGACGCCCATGAAGGAGGTTCATGA
- the lpqB gene encoding lipoprotein LpqB — protein sequence MTLRSGPAAARRRAVAAALAAALVVLLAACASIPDSGPVRQGGPIAQVNDQLDLDFNPSPPEKGASPQRIVQGFIDAASSPKNNFQIAREYLTRPMGAAWNPDESVTVDDGRNRIYDHDGNQWSVDVSPVANVDSTGVYHPVLSKAPVGLSYELVRQDGEWRISVAPNGVVVDDPTFRAVYSQQTLYFYSPGFAYLVPDARWFPARVAAAATRVASAVLAGPAKWLNGAVVSAFPQGAQLAVPSVTTNGGVARVDLSSEAAQADQAQLQRMQVQLEQSLASLARSVELSIEGNVQQIPPLNDAAASLQDPPVDSHPIVSRGDAFGLLNGSTVTALSGLSDRVVALQPTAVTVNAARDQAAVLSKAGAFLVRRSGEPVRVDARPGIIAPAFDNDGWVWTVPADSPAGLQATGSTGEVHLVKADWPSATGIVSLAVSRDGTRVVAVLRTASGYSLVVAGVLRGSAGVPTELTAPIELAVGEGVPVSVAWTSDLAVAVLSVTNGNATGISEQTIGGTTTITAGPALGGVIVGAGGLSRYLVLATDGTLQAPSGTGWQTQADRVGAVAVQLGQP from the coding sequence GTGACCCTCCGGAGCGGCCCCGCGGCCGCGCGCCGTCGGGCGGTCGCCGCCGCTCTCGCGGCTGCCCTCGTCGTCCTGCTCGCCGCCTGCGCCAGCATCCCGGATTCTGGTCCTGTGCGTCAGGGCGGCCCGATCGCGCAGGTCAACGATCAGCTCGACCTCGACTTCAACCCCTCCCCGCCCGAGAAGGGCGCCTCGCCACAGCGCATCGTCCAGGGCTTCATCGACGCCGCGTCCAGCCCCAAGAACAACTTCCAGATCGCCCGGGAGTACCTCACACGGCCGATGGGCGCCGCCTGGAACCCGGATGAGTCCGTCACTGTGGACGACGGACGCAACCGCATCTACGACCACGACGGCAACCAGTGGAGTGTGGATGTCAGCCCGGTCGCGAACGTCGACAGCACCGGGGTCTACCATCCGGTGCTGAGCAAAGCGCCGGTCGGGCTGAGCTACGAACTGGTGAGACAAGACGGGGAGTGGCGGATCTCGGTCGCGCCGAACGGCGTCGTCGTCGACGACCCGACGTTCCGCGCCGTCTACTCGCAGCAGACGCTCTACTTCTACAGCCCCGGTTTCGCCTACCTTGTGCCGGACGCACGCTGGTTCCCGGCCCGGGTCGCCGCCGCAGCCACGAGGGTGGCGAGCGCGGTGCTCGCCGGCCCGGCCAAGTGGCTGAACGGGGCCGTCGTCTCCGCGTTCCCGCAGGGCGCCCAGCTCGCTGTGCCCTCCGTCACGACGAACGGGGGAGTCGCGCGCGTCGACCTCAGCTCCGAGGCGGCGCAGGCCGACCAGGCGCAACTCCAGCGGATGCAGGTGCAGCTGGAGCAGAGCCTCGCCAGCCTGGCGCGCTCGGTGGAACTGTCGATCGAGGGCAATGTCCAGCAGATCCCGCCGCTCAACGATGCCGCCGCATCCCTGCAGGACCCTCCCGTCGATTCGCACCCGATCGTCTCCCGCGGCGATGCCTTCGGCCTGCTGAACGGCTCGACGGTGACCGCGCTGAGCGGGCTGAGCGACAGGGTCGTCGCGTTGCAGCCCACCGCCGTGACCGTCAACGCCGCACGCGATCAGGCTGCCGTCCTCTCCAAAGCGGGCGCCTTCCTCGTGCGCCGGAGCGGCGAACCGGTCAGGGTGGACGCCCGTCCCGGCATCATCGCGCCCGCCTTCGACAACGACGGCTGGGTGTGGACCGTCCCGGCGGACTCGCCGGCTGGGCTCCAGGCGACCGGGTCCACCGGCGAGGTCCACCTCGTGAAGGCCGACTGGCCCAGCGCTACCGGGATCGTCTCGCTCGCTGTGTCGAGGGACGGGACGCGCGTCGTCGCCGTCCTCCGGACGGCCTCGGGGTATTCGCTCGTCGTCGCCGGTGTGCTCCGCGGCTCCGCAGGGGTCCCCACCGAACTGACCGCGCCGATCGAACTCGCCGTCGGCGAAGGCGTGCCGGTCTCGGTCGCCTGGACCTCCGATCTCGCCGTCGCCGTGCTGAGCGTCACCAACGGCAACGCCACGGGCATCTCGGAGCAGACCATCGGCGGCACGACGACGATCACCGCCGGCCCGGCCCTCGGGGGCGTCATCGTGGGTGCGGGCGGGCTGTCCCGCTACCTGGTTCTCGCGACCGACGGGACCCTGCAGGCGCCGTCCGGGACCGGATGGCAGACGCAGGCGGACAGAGTCGGCGCGGTCGCGGTGCAGCTCGGGCAGCCCTGA